A portion of the Ictidomys tridecemlineatus isolate mIctTri1 unplaced genomic scaffold, mIctTri1.hap1 Scaffold_113, whole genome shotgun sequence genome contains these proteins:
- the LOC144372519 gene encoding biotin--protein ligase-like — translation MKMGGVLVNSTLMGETFYILIGCGFNVTKNNPTICINDLVTEYNKQYNAALKPLRADYLIARVVTVLETLIHTFQDKGPNGVLPLYYKYWIHSGQQVRLGSAEGPKVSIVGLHDSGFLQVHQEGGEMVTVHPDGNTFDMLWNLILPKRQ, via the exons ATGAAGATGGGAGGAGTTCTGGTTAACTCAACCCTTATGGGAGAAACATTCTACATACTTATCG GCTGTGGATTCAATGTAACCAAAAATAATCCTACCATCTGCATCAATGATCTTGTCACAGAATACAATAAGCAATACAATGCAGCATTAAAGCCCCTGCGAGCGGATTACCTTATCGCCAGGGTGGTGACGGTGCTGGAGACACTGATCCACACGTTCCAGGACAAAGGGCCCAATGGTGTTCTTCCCCTTTATTACAAATACTGGATACACAG CGGTCAACAAGTTCGCCTGGGAAGTGCCGAGGGGCCGAAGGTGTCCATAGTGGGCCTCCATGACTCTGGGTTCCTGCAGGTTCATCAGGAGGGCGGTGAGATGGTGACTGTGCACCCAGACGGCAACACCTTCGACATGCTGTGGAACCTCATCCTGCCCAAGCGGCAGTAG